One window from the genome of Eucalyptus grandis isolate ANBG69807.140 chromosome 7, ASM1654582v1, whole genome shotgun sequence encodes:
- the LOC104415157 gene encoding 60S ribosomal protein L22-2, with product MSRGGSSGGGGAKAAKKKGATFVIDCAKPVEDKIMDIASLEKFLQERIKVDGKAGALGDSVTVSRDKSKITVTSTSDFSKRYLKYLTKKYLKKHNVRDWLRVIASNKDRSVYELRYFNIAENEGEEED from the exons ATGAGCAGAGGAGGGagctccggcggcggcggcgccaaggcggcgaagaagaagggggCGACGTTCGTGATCGACTGCGCCAAGCCGGTGGAGGACAAGATCATGGACATCGCCTCCCTCGAGAAGTTCCTCCAGGAGCGCATCAAGGTCGACGGCAAGGCCGGCGCCCTCGGCGACTCCGTCACCGTCTCTCGCGACAAGTCCAAGATCACCGTCACCTCCACCTCCGACTTCTCCAAGCG GTACCTTAAGTACCTGACAAAGAAGTACTTGAAGAAGCATAATGTTCGGGATTGGCTCCGTGTGATTGCTTCAAACAAGGACCGCAGTGTCTATGAGCTTAGGTACTTCAACATTGCTGAGAAcgagggagaggaggaagatTAA